From the genome of Patescibacteria group bacterium:
TCAATAACCATATTCTCCCCAATAAGCTCGCTTGCTCCAGCCACTCCAGCCATAACTGTTTCATAAATCAAAGGATCAATTACTGAAATTACTGTCTCTAGCTCATATGTCATATTTATTCCGTGTTTTGTTAAAACATCTTTCTGATAGTTATCTTCAATAGATTTTATAAATCTCTCTTTCTGATCTTCAAAAAATTCTATAAATTTCTTTTTCCATATCTTCTCCATTCTTTTCTCATTGTCCATACGGATTTTATAAAACCTTTCTTTTTGCTCATCACTCAATGTTTTCTTTTCAACAATTTTTAAAACTATTCCCTTTTTATTAATCAAACTGTTTGCCATTTTATTGCTTGCTTTCTCTCCAAGTTTTCTAAGTTTTACATCTCTGTTTAATATTCTTCTTTTAATTTTCTTTTGCAGTTTTAAATTTACTCCTCCCGATCTTAACGCTTTAATCTTTATAGTCTTTGTTTCTTTGCCTCCAATGATAGGCATACTAGATAACGGCATATAAATATAGTCTCCTCCGTTTATCGGTTCAAATCCCTCTGACTCTCTTATCTCATTGGTGGTCATCCATTTATTCCAAGATGCCTCTTTTTTCTTTAAATCCATTTCCTCATCTTCTTTTGCTAAATGCTCAAATCCAAGCCATAAATCCTTGCCAAACATTGGTACTAAAAATTCATTAATCTGCTCAATCATCTCTGTGGCCAAAGGTTCAAGTGTCCATTTATTAAATACATATTCAGCTGCGATAGCACTTGCCCTGTTAACATCTTCAAATACTCCCAGTACAGGTTTAGGCACTCCAAATATTGATAATATTTCATCTCTATTCATTTTCCTACTTTCAATAAAATCTAAATCTTTAGGGGGTATTGTTACTGGTTTAAATTTAATTCCACCCTCAAGCAATTGAACATTGTGCGAATTTTCATATCCCTGATATTTTTTTCTAAATTCCTTTTTTAATCTTTTAATCATTTTTGCATCTGCGTTGCCCTCCATTTCCAAAAAACCACTTGGTCTAGCATCGTTTTTTAAGAGGTTGCTGTTTGACTGTAAAATATAATCATCATTTTGTGCGGTCATTCTCACAGCCTCAATAATCCCTATACCTTTATCTGGGTTCTTTGGATTATAGTTTTTTAAAAACAACACCTCCTCTTTTTCAAATTCTTTTTTGTATGATCCTATCTCATATGTATATCCCAAAATATTTCCATTATCATCTTTTTTAACTTTGAAATATTCTGGTCTAGCTATATAAATATTACTTGGTGTTTTATCTGTTTTATTAGTCTTGCTTAAAATCCAAGGACTAGCTCCAAGTAAATCTCTGTACACCACACTCAACTGAATAAAATTATATTTAGTCATCTCTGGATTAATCCTATACAAAAGTTCTAGTAATTCATGTTCAATTATTTCTTCTACTTCGCCGTTCTTTTTAAGTCTATAAAGTTTAAACTCTATTTGAGCTAATCCCATGCTTCGTCTAGACACACAGGCATACACCCAAGACTTATAAAAATCCAAAGCATCAGTTTTGGTAACCACCGATGACATAATTCCTGAATTAACAAAAAACGAATACGGTACTGCCTGCTTTCCAATTATTTGATTGTAAAATCTTTTTACTAAATTCATAAACTTGTTATTTTGGGTTGTGGTTGTTTAGCTATTTCAAAATACATTCTAAACATCAATGCATCTGCAATATCTGGCGACCGTCCAATATTATCTCTAATTTTATCTTTATCTTCTAACGCAATCTTGCTATCCCTATCAATGTTTTTTTGTTTAATCTGTTCAAGCTCTTCAATCAACAAATGTTTAATTTGAATATCACTTGGCTCATTAATTCCTATTTTTCCATCTTCAGCAAGTTGAGCTAATTTGAAATAACACTGTGTTTTTAAATTACTAAAATTTACTTGTTTTGTTTTATCTCTCATAGCCTCTTCGGGTTGAATTGCTTGCGAGTTATTTATAAACCCGACACTGCCATCAATCTGATCAACTACTCCTCCTCCAACACCATCCTCGTCCAATATAATATGCGACCGTCTCACTTGTTTCCGTTCAGCATATTTTATAATCCACTCTGCTGACTTAGCTGTATTTTTCTTAATGTCATAATCCAAGGCTATTATTTCTTTAACTTGCAATCCCTCCCAGTATGTAATAACCATTTTATCTCTGCCTTTTCTAGCTACGTCCCCTGTAATAAACCTCTCTTTACTAAACTCTGCCTTGTTAGTAAATAAATCACTGATAACGTCATAGTCGAACAAACAAGATGGGTCATCATCATAGTTCCAATTACCAAGCAATAGTCTCTCTCTTGTTGCCTTATCCTTAAT
Proteins encoded in this window:
- a CDS encoding phage portal protein; the encoded protein is MNLVKRFYNQIIGKQAVPYSFFVNSGIMSSVVTKTDALDFYKSWVYACVSRRSMGLAQIEFKLYRLKKNGEVEEIIEHELLELLYRINPEMTKYNFIQLSVVYRDLLGASPWILSKTNKTDKTPSNIYIARPEYFKVKKDDNGNILGYTYEIGSYKKEFEKEEVLFLKNYNPKNPDKGIGIIEAVRMTAQNDDYILQSNSNLLKNDARPSGFLEMEGNADAKMIKRLKKEFRKKYQGYENSHNVQLLEGGIKFKPVTIPPKDLDFIESRKMNRDEILSIFGVPKPVLGVFEDVNRASAIAAEYVFNKWTLEPLATEMIEQINEFLVPMFGKDLWLGFEHLAKEDEEMDLKKKEASWNKWMTTNEIRESEGFEPINGGDYIYMPLSSMPIIGGKETKTIKIKALRSGGVNLKLQKKIKRRILNRDVKLRKLGEKASNKMANSLINKKGIVLKIVEKKTLSDEQKERFYKIRMDNEKRMEKIWKKKFIEFFEDQKERFIKSIEDNYQKDVLTKHGINMTYELETVISVIDPLIYETVMAGVAGASELIGENMVIDMEFIKEWLGKVSRESGRIITDTTINDFEKEMKEGVDDGESLEKLRLRVEKVFDFAKDYRAEMIARTETARGVVEAHRKTYEHYGFTSAEWLLSPDACEVCIGQSGKEWTIKSIEGEIPVHPNCKCDFTPV
- a CDS encoding phage terminase large subunit, with protein sequence MEINWQQTKKQSEAWNYLVDQSTFEILFGGGAGGGKSLLGCAWLIIMCGQYPGSRWLMGRSKLKSLKETTLQTFFDLCKMWDIRNEEDFRYNSIEGVIRFTNGSSILLKDLFLYPSDPNFDSLGSLEISGAFVDEVNQITFKAWSIVRSRIRYKLDEFDLIPKILGTCNPSKQWVYQEFYKPWDDKKLEPEKKFVQALVIDNPYISKHYINNLKSIKDKATRERLLLGNWNYDDDPSCLFDYDVISDLFTNKAEFSKERFITGDVARKGRDKMVITYWEGLQVKEIIALDYDIKKNTAKSAEWIIKYAERKQVRRSHIILDEDGVGGGVVDQIDGSVGFINNSQAIQPEEAMRDKTKQVNFSNLKTQCYFKLAQLAEDGKIGINEPSDIQIKHLLIEELEQIKQKNIDRDSKIALEDKDKIRDNIGRSPDIADALMFRMYFEIAKQPQPKITSL